From the Brevibacillus choshinensis genome, one window contains:
- a CDS encoding quinone oxidoreductase family protein: MKAIVVTEFGGPEHMKFVEMEMPQIQPKQVLIRVEKTSVNFADIKSRYGKKGAGKLPFIPGLDVAGVIAQVGPEVQHFQPGQRVVAFPASGTYAEYVVASEDLTFALPDSIDFDTAAASPVVSFTSYKLLADVARLVPGETVLVHAAAGGIGTTAIQLAKLLGAGKVIGTVGSESKAEISREAGADHVICNDTEDFTAKVNELTDGAGADVILDSISGEVSERSMECLAWYGRLVHFGNASGEVGTIKTIDLHASCRSVLGFSFGTTRNKRPQLLQDTAEKVFQYLVDGSLNIKIGRRFALEDAASAHAWVESRQSTGKVLLDVRK, from the coding sequence ATGAAAGCCATCGTTGTAACCGAGTTTGGCGGTCCTGAACACATGAAGTTCGTGGAGATGGAAATGCCACAGATACAACCGAAGCAGGTTCTAATCCGCGTGGAAAAGACGAGCGTGAATTTTGCAGATATCAAGTCGCGTTATGGAAAGAAAGGAGCAGGCAAACTCCCCTTTATCCCGGGACTTGATGTGGCTGGGGTTATCGCGCAAGTCGGCCCTGAGGTACAACACTTCCAGCCCGGACAGCGCGTTGTTGCATTCCCCGCCAGCGGTACGTACGCAGAGTACGTCGTTGCAAGTGAAGACCTGACATTTGCACTTCCGGACAGCATCGACTTTGATACCGCGGCGGCGAGCCCTGTCGTTTCGTTTACTTCCTATAAATTGCTGGCAGATGTGGCGAGGCTCGTCCCGGGTGAGACGGTCTTGGTTCACGCGGCTGCTGGTGGAATTGGAACGACAGCGATTCAACTCGCCAAGCTGCTGGGAGCAGGCAAAGTTATCGGCACGGTGGGCAGTGAAAGCAAAGCAGAAATTTCCCGGGAAGCAGGTGCGGATCACGTCATCTGCAATGATACAGAGGATTTCACAGCAAAAGTGAACGAACTGACGGATGGAGCTGGCGCTGATGTTATTCTGGATTCCATTTCTGGCGAGGTTTCGGAGAGAAGCATGGAGTGCCTGGCGTGGTACGGAAGACTCGTCCACTTTGGAAATGCCAGCGGAGAAGTGGGGACAATCAAAACGATTGATCTACATGCGAGCTGCCGCTCCGTGCTAGGCTTTAGCTTTGGAACCACCCGCAACAAACGTCCACAGCTATTGCAGGACACAGCAGAAAAAGTGTTCCAGTACTTAGTGGATGGAAGTCTAAATATCAAGATCGGCAGACGCTTCGCTCTAGAGGACGCAGCTAGTGCCCACGCGTGGGTGGAGAGCAGGCAGAGTACGGGGAAAGTATTGCTCGATGTGAGGAAGTAA
- a CDS encoding thioredoxin family protein, translating into MATVAHNPWFEKGMTFEQYVEAMKVNREELTRVYEQLEFSADDLAVWKEVAQRNWRGIVLTADWCGDAALNVPVVQKIAEQSQMELRYLIRDENLELMDQYLTNGTSRAIPIFIFIDQEGEMKAVWGPRSPEVQDLITSLRSQLPAADASDFEEKQKNVYRDFKQHITTDPAIWRTVIDSVKAKLQG; encoded by the coding sequence ATGGCTACTGTAGCACACAATCCATGGTTCGAAAAAGGGATGACTTTTGAGCAGTACGTGGAGGCCATGAAGGTAAACCGCGAAGAACTGACGCGCGTCTATGAGCAGCTCGAGTTTTCCGCTGATGATTTGGCGGTATGGAAGGAAGTCGCTCAGCGTAACTGGAGAGGCATCGTTCTAACAGCTGATTGGTGCGGGGATGCTGCCCTGAATGTGCCGGTCGTGCAAAAAATCGCGGAACAGAGTCAGATGGAGCTGCGTTATTTGATCCGTGACGAGAATCTCGAACTGATGGATCAGTATTTGACCAATGGAACATCCCGTGCGATTCCGATCTTCATCTTCATCGACCAAGAGGGAGAAATGAAGGCGGTATGGGGACCTCGATCTCCAGAAGTACAAGATCTGATCACTAGCTTGCGCAGTCAATTGCCTGCTGCTGATGCATCAGATTTTGAAGAAAAGCAGAAAAACGTCTATCGCGACTTCAAACAACACATCACGACCGATCCTGCTATTTGGCGCACGGTGATCGACAGTGTAAAAGCCAAGCTTCAGGGATAA
- a CDS encoding DUF1802 family protein, whose amino-acid sequence MHTITQPVSPLSLKEWAVAVKALGDGHQIITIRKGGLYEETREFRLENNQFYLYPTYEHQKQEMVKPEYQHLLEATRISWSPEKETVEIAYFAEVTDDVELMDEEKLRALSPYHIWTDNFADVRLHWKKQKPLHILFARVYRLQQPVEIHIDEAYKGCKSWHDLLEAIPGQSFEPVLSDAEYAQKKDAILSILNR is encoded by the coding sequence ATGCACACCATCACGCAACCCGTATCACCCCTTTCTCTCAAGGAATGGGCTGTCGCCGTCAAAGCGCTGGGAGATGGACACCAGATCATTACGATCCGCAAGGGCGGATTATATGAAGAAACGCGAGAGTTCAGGCTTGAAAACAACCAGTTTTATCTGTACCCGACCTATGAGCACCAAAAGCAGGAGATGGTCAAACCGGAGTATCAGCATTTGCTGGAGGCGACACGGATCAGCTGGTCGCCGGAGAAGGAAACGGTGGAAATTGCTTATTTTGCGGAAGTAACAGATGATGTAGAGCTCATGGACGAGGAAAAGCTCCGTGCCTTATCGCCTTATCATATTTGGACGGACAACTTCGCGGATGTGCGGCTGCACTGGAAAAAGCAAAAGCCTCTCCATATCTTGTTCGCCCGTGTGTACCGTCTGCAGCAGCCAGTGGAAATCCATATCGATGAAGCGTACAAAGGCTGCAAATCGTGGCATGATCTGCTAGAAGCCATTCCGGGCCAAAGCTTTGAGCCTGTGCTGTCCGATGCAGAGTATGCTCAGAAAAAAGATGCAATCCTGAGTATTTTGAACCGTTGA
- a CDS encoding MFS transporter — MRSTENNQRPILFLMVNMFIAMLGIGLIIPILPEFLKEFDAGGKTAGYLIAALGLTQFLFSPIAGEWSDKYGRKIMIVSGLALFTISNLLFAMAEHISMLYISRLIGGIGAAAMIPSMLAYVADITTEEKRGKGLGLLGAAMSLGFVIGPGIGGFLAELGLRTPLYVSAAVGALATIGSLLFLPESLSKEAQMASRNAIEKKENIFVQLGKSIKAPYFIMLILIFTMTFGLANFEAIFPLFVDAKFAYTARDISIIITVGALAGTIVQAAFIGKLITRFGEKKLINWTFFFSAISMVLMLLSGNFWYMLVLTVIFFTLTSIMRPAINTLISKKAGDEQGFVAGMNNAYMSLGNIFGPAAAGTLYDVHLNAPYLVGAIILIVSLFLSRREGRRKIKPIAAQT; from the coding sequence ATGAGAAGTACAGAGAATAATCAACGACCGATTCTTTTCCTCATGGTCAACATGTTCATTGCGATGCTGGGAATCGGCCTGATCATTCCCATTCTTCCCGAATTTTTAAAGGAATTTGACGCGGGTGGCAAGACCGCTGGATATTTGATCGCGGCTTTGGGTTTGACGCAGTTTTTATTTTCACCGATTGCAGGGGAATGGTCCGATAAATACGGTCGGAAGATCATGATCGTATCAGGACTTGCGTTGTTTACGATTTCCAATCTGCTTTTTGCAATGGCAGAACACATCTCGATGCTGTACATTTCCCGGTTGATCGGGGGAATCGGCGCTGCTGCTATGATTCCTTCGATGCTGGCATATGTAGCAGACATTACGACGGAAGAAAAACGGGGGAAAGGCTTGGGCCTCCTGGGTGCGGCCATGTCGCTTGGTTTTGTGATTGGGCCAGGGATTGGCGGTTTCCTCGCCGAGCTCGGACTGCGGACTCCGTTGTATGTATCGGCAGCGGTAGGGGCTTTGGCAACTATTGGCTCTTTGCTGTTCTTGCCTGAATCGCTCTCGAAAGAAGCACAGATGGCGTCGCGAAATGCAATAGAAAAGAAGGAAAACATCTTTGTCCAGCTGGGCAAGTCGATTAAAGCTCCTTATTTCATCATGCTGATCCTCATCTTTACGATGACCTTTGGCTTGGCGAACTTTGAAGCGATCTTTCCGTTGTTTGTGGATGCGAAATTCGCCTACACCGCGCGTGACATCTCCATTATCATCACGGTGGGGGCATTGGCAGGTACGATTGTTCAGGCAGCGTTTATCGGAAAGCTGATCACTCGCTTTGGTGAGAAAAAATTGATCAACTGGACGTTCTTCTTCTCCGCAATATCCATGGTGCTGATGCTTCTGTCCGGGAACTTCTGGTATATGCTCGTGCTGACCGTGATTTTCTTTACACTCACTTCCATCATGCGTCCAGCCATCAATACACTCATCTCCAAGAAGGCCGGTGACGAACAAGGCTTCGTGGCGGGGATGAACAATGCCTACATGAGTCTGGGTAACATCTTTGGACCAGCTGCAGCAGGCACGCTGTACGATGTACATTTGAATGCGCCTTATTTAGTCGGTGCTATTATTTTGATCGTCAGCCTGTTCCTTTCGAGAAGAGAAGGGCGAAGAAAAATCAAGCCAATTGCGGCTCAAACCTAA
- a CDS encoding S-layer homology domain-containing protein: protein MKARKLMALPIVALLTLSFGQQSFAATTPFTDLNHVAAKEKIIALQEKGYVHGVDANRYMPEAVMTAAQGIQLIVNALSLEADPTQTGKPTLNVDPGEWYADVLQIAIQNGIELPADFDPNKSWTREEFIHQLMVGMEKKNHLPMIKIAPVEFADSDELTVEYQGAIQRAIVLKIVQLDADRKLHPKEELTRADAAELIYHALEYLQAHPGPAADTPKS from the coding sequence ATGAAAGCGCGCAAACTGATGGCCCTGCCGATCGTAGCACTGCTCACACTGTCCTTTGGTCAACAAAGTTTTGCTGCAACTACTCCTTTTACGGATCTCAATCACGTAGCAGCAAAAGAGAAGATCATCGCTTTACAAGAAAAAGGCTATGTTCATGGTGTGGATGCAAATCGCTACATGCCGGAAGCGGTCATGACAGCAGCTCAAGGGATCCAGTTGATTGTAAACGCACTGAGCCTGGAGGCGGATCCGACACAGACTGGAAAGCCTACTCTGAATGTTGATCCTGGAGAGTGGTATGCGGATGTTTTGCAGATCGCTATCCAAAACGGGATCGAGCTACCTGCTGATTTTGATCCAAACAAATCTTGGACGCGTGAAGAATTTATCCACCAGCTCATGGTAGGGATGGAGAAAAAGAATCACCTTCCTATGATTAAAATTGCTCCTGTAGAATTTGCGGACAGTGACGAGCTCACGGTAGAATACCAAGGCGCGATTCAACGTGCGATTGTTCTTAAAATCGTCCAGTTGGATGCCGATCGCAAGCTGCATCCAAAAGAAGAATTGACCCGTGCAGACGCTGCCGAGCTCATCTACCACGCCCTTGAATACTTGCAGGCGCACCCTGGACCTGCCGCTGATACACCAAAATCGTAA
- a CDS encoding RrF2 family transcriptional regulator, with product MNSEFTIAVHSLALLANLPDHMASSEHIAKNVCTNPARIRKIMSILRKHGFVRTKEGIGGGYILDCDPREVNLAQIYRTISNGTLKPHWCTGDPQDTCLVSAKMHCVMDQIFMEAEIHYTKYLEQITIQSVLDRIKQP from the coding sequence GTGAATAGTGAATTTACGATAGCTGTCCACAGCTTAGCCTTATTGGCGAATCTTCCTGACCATATGGCGAGCAGTGAACACATTGCGAAAAATGTATGTACGAATCCGGCAAGAATCCGAAAGATCATGAGTATACTGCGAAAGCATGGCTTTGTACGGACAAAGGAGGGGATCGGGGGAGGCTACATTCTGGACTGCGATCCGCGTGAAGTGAATCTGGCCCAAATTTATCGGACGATCTCGAATGGGACTCTCAAGCCGCATTGGTGCACGGGAGATCCTCAAGACACCTGTCTCGTATCTGCTAAAATGCACTGTGTAATGGATCAAATTTTTATGGAGGCTGAGATCCACTACACCAAGTATCTGGAGCAGATTACCATCCAGTCCGTGCTAGATCGAATCAAGCAGCCATAG
- a CDS encoding IDEAL domain-containing protein: protein MMSREEQSMVGEWVRGKTKKGELIHGFVESIDSTGSTVHVYVVNCDNDMTVGKVIAIPISRVEVMNESSVIDEEHLSDLIDLALATRDQEWFRELVATSKSLQKNLQGREKRTAEHRYIRNRLGTSAIWE from the coding sequence ATGATGAGTCGTGAAGAACAATCGATGGTTGGCGAATGGGTTCGAGGTAAGACCAAAAAAGGTGAGCTGATCCACGGTTTTGTGGAAAGCATCGATTCAACAGGGAGCACCGTTCATGTGTACGTGGTTAATTGTGATAACGACATGACGGTGGGAAAAGTAATCGCTATCCCTATAAGCAGGGTCGAGGTGATGAATGAATCCAGTGTAATCGATGAGGAACATCTGAGCGATCTGATTGATCTCGCTTTAGCAACGAGGGATCAGGAATGGTTTAGAGAGCTTGTTGCGACATCCAAATCATTGCAAAAGAACTTGCAAGGTAGAGAAAAAAGGACTGCAGAGCATCGATACATCCGTAATCGCTTGGGAACATCTGCTATCTGGGAATAA